Proteins encoded by one window of Acidipropionibacterium virtanenii:
- a CDS encoding endonuclease domain-containing protein yields MKTFSIPAHLCPGGVVSTRVLRSVGYSYHDIRVLHLSGALPENLREGWWATSGADPEVVAAVRAGGVLTCVSALVRLGVYKPLGDDCLHVRASRGLVAGTAIKNCSAGRRPAPVVAVDHPLIAARAVIGCLDTENAVAVLDSMVDRHIVTGAELDDALGDTPRGRDLLRRRDLADSGQESLVRVRLRALGLKVRSQIHITGVGKVDLVVGDRLVVEVDFKAHHTRLENYRKDRRRDRALVAMGYRVMRITWEEVMFGWAEVEAQILEIVRRGDHRWPRRRT; encoded by the coding sequence ATGAAGACCTTCTCAATCCCTGCGCACCTCTGCCCCGGCGGGGTCGTCTCGACCAGAGTCCTCAGGAGCGTGGGCTACTCCTACCATGACATCCGGGTTCTGCACCTGTCCGGCGCCCTCCCCGAGAACCTCAGGGAGGGCTGGTGGGCGACGTCGGGGGCGGATCCCGAAGTGGTCGCCGCCGTGCGGGCCGGTGGCGTCCTGACATGCGTCTCGGCACTGGTGAGACTGGGCGTGTACAAGCCGTTGGGCGATGACTGTCTCCATGTGCGGGCAAGTCGCGGGCTCGTGGCGGGAACCGCGATCAAGAACTGCTCAGCCGGGCGCCGACCGGCGCCGGTGGTCGCGGTCGATCATCCGCTGATCGCGGCGCGTGCAGTGATCGGGTGCCTCGACACCGAGAACGCCGTGGCGGTTCTCGACTCGATGGTCGATCGGCACATCGTCACGGGTGCCGAACTGGATGACGCGCTGGGCGACACGCCCCGAGGCCGGGACCTGTTGCGGCGCCGCGATCTGGCCGACTCGGGTCAGGAGTCCCTGGTCCGGGTCCGGCTGCGGGCCCTCGGCCTCAAGGTGCGCTCCCAGATCCACATCACCGGTGTGGGGAAGGTGGATCTCGTGGTGGGCGATCGGCTGGTCGTGGAGGTGGACTTCAAGGCCCATCACACCCGGCTGGAGAACTATCGCAAGGACCGTCGCCGTGACCGGGCGCTGGTGGCGATGGGATACCGGGTGATGCGGATCACCTGGGAGGAGGTGATGTTCGGATGGGCGGAGGTGGAGGCGCAGATCCTGGAGATCGTCCGACGCGGCGATCATCGCTGGCCGCGGCGACGGACCTGA
- a CDS encoding DUF1707 SHOCT-like domain-containing protein has protein sequence MNELPPSSRYVARAAEPVTDADRSDLNTRLNDAYSEGKIDEPTFREGLDSVYSAVTLGELVPVVERLPARKTYTDPDLGPQSDVAPGELAPHRTLAPSTTLWMAVGGGALVLVLLILAVILVF, from the coding sequence GTGAACGAGCTTCCGCCATCCTCGAGGTACGTCGCCCGCGCCGCCGAGCCGGTCACCGACGCCGACCGCTCCGATCTGAACACGCGGCTCAATGACGCCTACTCGGAGGGGAAGATCGACGAGCCCACCTTCCGCGAAGGGCTCGATTCCGTCTACAGCGCCGTGACCCTGGGCGAGCTGGTCCCGGTGGTCGAGCGCCTTCCCGCCCGGAAGACCTACACGGATCCCGATCTCGGACCCCAGAGCGATGTGGCGCCCGGGGAACTGGCGCCCCATCGGACGCTGGCCCCGTCCACGACGCTGTGGATGGCGGTCGGCGGCGGGGCGCTGGTGCTGGTCCTCCTGATCCTCGCGGTGATTCTCGTCTTCTGA
- the infA gene encoding translation initiation factor IF-1, translated as MAKKEGALELEGTVVEALPNAMFRVELKNGHRVLATISGKMRQHYIRILPSDRVVVELSPYDLTRGRIVFRHR; from the coding sequence ATGGCCAAGAAAGAGGGAGCACTCGAGCTCGAGGGCACCGTGGTCGAGGCTCTGCCGAACGCCATGTTCCGTGTCGAGCTCAAGAACGGGCACCGCGTGCTTGCCACCATCAGCGGCAAGATGCGACAGCACTACATCCGGATCCTTCCTTCGGACCGGGTGGTTGTCGAGCTGTCCCCCTACGACCTGACCCGCGGACGCATCGTCTTCCGGCATCGCTGA
- the rpmJ gene encoding 50S ribosomal protein L36: MKVNPSVKKMCDKCKVIRRHGRVMVICENPRHKQRQG; the protein is encoded by the coding sequence ATGAAGGTCAATCCGAGCGTCAAGAAGATGTGCGACAAGTGCAAGGTCATTCGTCGCCACGGTCGCGTGATGGTCATCTGCGAGAACCCGCGCCACAAGCAGCGCCAGGGCTGA
- the rpsM gene encoding 30S ribosomal protein S13: protein MARLIGVDLPRDKRLEVALTYIYGIGRTRAAETLKATGISGDLRVNELNDEQLVALRDFIEASYHTEGDLRREVTADIRRKIEIGTYQGRRHRSGLPVRGQRTRTNARTRKGRKKAVAGKKKAK from the coding sequence ATGGCACGCCTCATCGGAGTCGACCTGCCGCGCGACAAGCGCCTCGAGGTCGCCCTCACCTACATCTACGGCATCGGCCGCACCCGTGCCGCCGAGACCCTCAAGGCCACCGGCATCAGCGGTGACCTGCGCGTCAACGAGCTGAACGACGAACAGCTCGTGGCCCTGCGCGATTTCATCGAGGCCAGCTACCACACCGAGGGCGATCTTCGCCGCGAGGTGACGGCCGATATCCGCCGCAAGATCGAGATCGGCACCTACCAGGGCCGTCGTCACCGCAGCGGCCTGCCGGTCCGTGGTCAGCGCACCCGCACCAACGCCCGTACCCGCAAGGGCAGGAAGAAGGCTGTGGCCGGCAAGAAGAAGGCCAAGTGA
- the rpsK gene encoding 30S ribosomal protein S11, which produces MATAGRKGAPKAKVRRKEKKNVVAGQAHIKSTFNNTIIAITDPAGQVIAWASAGTVGFKGSRKSTPFAAQMAAEAAGRRAMEHGLKRVDVFVKGPGSGRETAIRSLGAIGLEIGPISDVTPVPHNGCRPPKRRRV; this is translated from the coding sequence ATGGCTACTGCAGGCCGAAAGGGCGCCCCCAAGGCAAAGGTGCGCCGCAAGGAGAAGAAGAACGTCGTCGCCGGTCAGGCGCACATCAAGAGCACGTTCAACAACACGATCATCGCGATCACCGACCCCGCCGGTCAGGTGATCGCGTGGGCCTCCGCCGGCACCGTCGGCTTCAAGGGCTCGCGCAAGTCCACCCCGTTCGCCGCCCAGATGGCCGCTGAGGCCGCCGGACGCCGTGCCATGGAGCACGGACTGAAGCGGGTCGACGTCTTCGTCAAGGGGCCCGGATCGGGCCGCGAGACCGCCATCCGTTCGCTCGGGGCCATCGGCCTGGAGATCGGTCCGATCTCCGACGTCACCCCCGTTCCGCACAACGGATGCCGCCCGCCGAAGCGCCGCCGCGTCTGA
- the rpsD gene encoding 30S ribosomal protein S4, which produces MARYTGPLTKKSRRLGTDLVGNDKSFERRPYPPGVHGRGRTKDSEYSLQLREKQKARYAYGVLEKQFSRYYEEAARSTGKTGDLLLQILESRLDNVVYRSGLAATRRQARQLVSHGHFLVNGKKVNIPSYRVSAHDIVDVREKSKNLHPIVVARETFESRDVPAWLEVRPNRGRVLVHQLPTREQIVVDVNEQSIVELYSK; this is translated from the coding sequence ATGGCCCGTTACACCGGCCCCCTGACCAAGAAGTCCCGTCGCCTCGGGACCGACCTCGTCGGAAACGACAAGTCGTTCGAGCGCCGCCCCTACCCCCCGGGCGTCCACGGCCGTGGACGCACCAAGGACTCCGAGTACTCGCTGCAGCTCCGCGAGAAGCAGAAGGCGCGCTACGCCTACGGCGTCCTGGAGAAGCAGTTCAGCCGCTACTACGAGGAGGCTGCCCGCAGCACCGGCAAGACCGGCGACCTGCTGCTGCAGATCCTCGAGTCCCGTCTGGACAACGTCGTGTACCGCTCCGGACTGGCCGCCACCCGCCGCCAGGCCCGTCAGCTCGTGAGCCACGGCCACTTCCTGGTCAACGGCAAGAAGGTCAACATCCCCTCCTACCGGGTGTCCGCCCACGACATCGTCGACGTCCGCGAGAAGTCGAAGAACCTTCATCCGATCGTCGTCGCCCGCGAGACCTTCGAGTCCCGCGACGTGCCGGCCTGGCTCGAGGTCCGTCCCAACCGTGGTCGCGTCCTCGTCCACCAGCTGCCGACCCGCGAGCAGATCGTGGTCGACGTCAATGAGCAGAGCATCGTCGAGCTCTACTCCAAGTGA
- a CDS encoding DNA-directed RNA polymerase subunit alpha, whose product MLIAQRPTLTEEAVADNRSQFVIEPLEPGFGYTIGNALRRTLLSSIPGASVTSIKIEGNQHEFSTIEGVVEDVTEIILNLKELVLSSEEDEPVAMYLRKAGAGEVTAADINPPAGVVIHNPELHIATLNEDGKIEMELVVERGRGYVSSALNDNPDAEIGRIAVDSIYSPVLKVTYKVEATRVEQRTDFDRLILDVETKPSMLPRDAVASAGRTLVELFGLTRELNMEAEGIEVGPSPVDEQYAENLSVPVEQLNLTVRSYNCLKREGIHTVGELVSRSEQDLLDIRNFGSKSIDEVKEKLAELGLSLKDSAPGFDPIAAADRYEENGEDGDDDYAETEQY is encoded by the coding sequence ATGCTCATCGCCCAGCGCCCCACTCTCACCGAAGAGGCCGTCGCCGACAACCGCTCGCAGTTCGTCATCGAGCCCCTGGAGCCCGGCTTCGGGTACACCATCGGCAATGCGCTGCGCCGCACCCTGCTGTCGTCGATCCCCGGCGCATCGGTGACCAGCATCAAGATCGAGGGGAACCAGCACGAGTTCTCCACGATCGAGGGTGTGGTCGAGGACGTCACCGAGATCATCCTCAACCTCAAGGAGCTGGTGCTGTCCTCCGAGGAGGACGAGCCGGTCGCCATGTACCTGCGCAAGGCGGGTGCCGGTGAGGTCACCGCCGCCGACATCAACCCGCCGGCCGGCGTCGTGATCCACAACCCCGAGCTGCACATCGCCACCCTCAACGAGGACGGCAAGATCGAGATGGAACTGGTCGTCGAGCGGGGCCGTGGCTACGTCTCCAGCGCGCTCAACGACAACCCGGACGCCGAGATCGGCCGGATCGCCGTCGACTCGATCTACTCCCCGGTGCTCAAGGTCACCTACAAGGTCGAGGCCACCCGCGTCGAGCAGCGCACCGACTTCGACCGTCTCATCCTGGACGTGGAGACCAAGCCCTCCATGCTGCCGCGCGACGCCGTCGCCTCGGCCGGGCGCACCCTGGTCGAACTCTTCGGACTGACCCGTGAACTCAACATGGAGGCCGAGGGCATCGAGGTCGGACCGTCCCCGGTCGACGAGCAGTACGCCGAGAACCTGTCGGTGCCGGTCGAGCAGCTCAACCTGACCGTCCGCTCCTACAACTGCCTCAAGCGCGAGGGCATCCACACCGTGGGCGAGCTGGTCTCCCGCTCCGAGCAGGATCTGCTCGACATCCGCAACTTCGGGTCCAAGTCGATCGACGAGGTCAAGGAGAAGCTGGCCGAGCTGGGACTGAGCCTCAAGGACTCCGCCCCCGGCTTCGACCCGATCGCCGCCGCCGACCGATATGAGGAGAACGGCGAAGACGGGGACGACGACTACGCGGAGACCGAGCAGTACTGA
- the rplQ gene encoding 50S ribosomal protein L17, whose protein sequence is MPKPTKGPRIGGTPAHERIIMRNLASQLFEHGRLVTTVTKAKRVQPLAEKLINRAKKDTVANRREVNKKILDKGVVYTLFAEIAPRMEGREGGYTRITRIGNRKGDNAPMAVIEIVTDKIEASAPQTSDAAKSEINAAAAAVQAAEAAADEVEAEKGADIEETEDGAEESEAPAEDKPAEEKTEA, encoded by the coding sequence ATGCCGAAGCCCACGAAGGGCCCCCGCATCGGCGGGACCCCCGCCCACGAGCGGATCATCATGCGCAACCTCGCCAGCCAGCTCTTCGAGCACGGCCGGCTGGTGACCACCGTCACCAAGGCCAAGCGCGTCCAGCCTCTCGCCGAGAAGCTGATCAACCGGGCCAAGAAGGACACCGTGGCCAATCGCCGCGAGGTCAACAAGAAGATCCTGGACAAGGGCGTCGTGTACACCCTGTTCGCCGAGATCGCTCCCAGGATGGAGGGCCGCGAGGGCGGCTACACCCGGATCACCCGGATCGGCAACCGCAAGGGCGACAACGCCCCGATGGCCGTCATCGAGATCGTGACCGACAAGATCGAGGCCTCCGCCCCGCAGACCTCCGACGCCGCGAAGTCGGAGATCAACGCCGCGGCCGCTGCCGTGCAGGCCGCTGAGGCCGCCGCCGACGAGGTCGAGGCCGAGAAGGGCGCCGACATCGAGGAGACCGAGGACGGGGCCGAGGAGTCCGAGGCTCCCGCCGAGGACAAGCCCGCCGAGGAGAAGACCGAGGCCTGA
- a CDS encoding IS30 family transposase, whose product MRLQVLDLVGQGMSAIAACRRAGVSQDLGGRWIREAGISLARGHNGGMTGAYVAQAVEFPQVRPSHGARLDLADRTLIHVYWSQGRSMRQIAAELGVAPSTICREIARGSTAVGYRAPTAQERADRMRARPKPRKLDADPLLRARVIEGLNAGWSPEQVSGRLERWWGKEAAVSHETIYQALYVQGAGSLRHELEVASALRSGRKGRKPRSKLPARGNRPWVTGHEITTRPPEADDRAVPGHWEGDLIIGAGGANAVITLVERRSRTLLMSRLPTDHDSATVAEALAGLIAGLPDQVQITTLTWDQGTEMAQSPGFAMASHIDVFFCDPHSPWQRPTNENTNGLIRQYFPKGTDFSQITDEQIAQVQDLLNDRPRKVLGYATPREILFEQFTVALTD is encoded by the coding sequence GTGCGGTTGCAGGTCCTGGACCTGGTGGGCCAGGGCATGTCGGCAATCGCCGCCTGTCGGCGTGCCGGGGTGTCCCAGGATCTGGGCGGTCGATGGATCCGTGAGGCCGGTATCAGTCTGGCTCGGGGCCACAATGGCGGGATGACAGGTGCCTATGTCGCCCAGGCTGTCGAGTTCCCCCAGGTCCGTCCCTCTCATGGGGCCCGGCTGGACCTGGCCGACCGGACCCTGATCCATGTCTACTGGTCCCAGGGACGGTCAATGCGCCAGATCGCCGCCGAGCTCGGGGTCGCGCCCTCCACGATCTGTCGGGAGATCGCCCGGGGATCGACGGCGGTGGGTTACCGGGCCCCGACCGCCCAGGAGCGGGCCGACCGGATGCGGGCCCGGCCCAAGCCCCGGAAACTGGATGCCGATCCGCTGCTGCGCGCCCGGGTCATCGAGGGCCTGAACGCCGGCTGGTCACCCGAGCAGGTCTCCGGACGCCTGGAACGCTGGTGGGGTAAAGAGGCTGCGGTGAGCCACGAGACGATCTATCAGGCCCTCTACGTCCAGGGCGCCGGGTCACTGCGTCACGAACTGGAGGTGGCCTCCGCCCTGCGCAGTGGGCGGAAGGGCCGTAAACCCCGTTCCAAGCTGCCCGCCCGCGGCAACCGGCCCTGGGTCACCGGCCACGAGATCACCACCCGTCCCCCGGAAGCCGATGACCGGGCGGTGCCCGGCCACTGGGAGGGGGACCTGATCATCGGGGCCGGCGGGGCCAACGCGGTCATCACCCTGGTCGAACGCCGGTCCAGGACCCTGTTGATGTCCCGGCTGCCGACAGACCACGACTCGGCGACCGTCGCCGAGGCGCTGGCCGGCCTGATCGCCGGGCTGCCCGACCAGGTCCAGATCACGACACTGACCTGGGACCAGGGCACCGAGATGGCCCAGAGTCCCGGGTTCGCCATGGCCAGCCATATCGACGTGTTCTTCTGCGATCCGCACTCGCCCTGGCAGCGACCCACCAATGAGAACACCAACGGTCTGATCCGTCAGTACTTCCCCAAGGGCACCGACTTCTCCCAGATCACCGACGAGCAGATCGCCCAGGTCCAGGACCTCCTCAACGACCGACCCCGCAAAGTCCTGGGATACGCCACTCCCCGCGAGATACTCTTCGAACAGTTCACTGTTGCACTCACCGATTGA
- a CDS encoding IS3 family transposase (programmed frameshift) has product MAAPRKYPAELKERATRLAIDARKDPATRAGAYRRVGEQLGVHPEALRTWVKQAETDEGLRPGRTTDDAARIMELEREVRELRRANTILKQASGFLRGGARPPLPMSERVRFVAEHRDEHGVEPICRALEGTPAQVAPSTFYAAVGRAPSARSVRDEELLVMIRKIHADNYGVYGVRKVHAQLRRQGEKVAESTVRRLMREAGLRGISRAKGPRTTKPAPETGRPLDLVNRQFVATRPNELWVADITYVHTFSGWVYVAFVLDVFSRLVVGWQVSTRLYTDLALDALTMGIWRRQHAGDDLTGLIHHSDRGVQYRAIRYSERLADCDAVASVGSKGDSYDNAMAEALNSLYKAELIRNRGPWTGINDVEIATAEYVDWFNNRRLHGEIGHVPPAEFEATYRATTRELSLTETN; this is encoded by the exons ATGGCAGCACCTCGTAAGTACCCCGCTGAGCTCAAGGAGCGAGCGACGCGATTGGCGATTGACGCGCGGAAGGATCCCGCGACGCGTGCCGGCGCTTATCGGCGTGTCGGCGAGCAGCTCGGCGTCCATCCTGAAGCGTTGCGCACGTGGGTGAAGCAGGCCGAGACTGACGAGGGCCTGCGTCCCGGCCGTACGACGGACGACGCCGCCCGGATCATGGAGCTGGAGCGGGAGGTTCGTGAGCTGCGGCGAGCGAACACGATTCTGAAGCAGGCGTCGG GCTTTCTTCGCGGCGGAGCTCGACCGCCCCTCCCGATGAGCGAACGCGTCCGGTTCGTCGCGGAGCATCGCGACGAGCACGGGGTCGAGCCGATCTGCCGGGCGTTGGAAGGAACGCCCGCCCAGGTCGCCCCGTCTACGTTCTACGCCGCTGTGGGCCGCGCGCCCTCGGCCCGGTCAGTCCGGGACGAAGAGCTGCTGGTGATGATCCGGAAGATCCACGCCGACAACTACGGCGTCTACGGGGTCCGGAAAGTCCATGCGCAGCTGCGCCGGCAGGGCGAGAAGGTCGCCGAGTCCACGGTCCGTCGCCTCATGCGGGAGGCGGGGCTTCGCGGAATCTCGCGGGCGAAGGGCCCGCGGACGACGAAACCGGCTCCGGAGACCGGGCGCCCGCTGGACCTGGTCAACCGCCAGTTCGTCGCGACGCGTCCGAACGAACTCTGGGTCGCGGACATCACCTATGTCCATACGTTCTCCGGCTGGGTCTACGTCGCGTTTGTTCTCGACGTGTTCAGCCGGCTCGTCGTCGGCTGGCAGGTCTCCACCCGCCTCTATACCGATCTCGCGCTGGACGCATTGACGATGGGGATCTGGCGTCGCCAGCACGCCGGCGACGACCTGACCGGCCTTATCCACCACTCCGATCGGGGCGTCCAGTATCGAGCCATCCGCTACTCGGAACGCCTCGCAGACTGCGACGCTGTCGCCTCCGTCGGCTCCAAAGGCGATAGCTACGACAACGCGATGGCCGAGGCCCTGAACTCGCTCTACAAGGCTGAGCTGATCCGCAACCGCGGCCCCTGGACCGGCATCAACGATGTCGAGATCGCGACCGCCGAATACGTCGACTGGTTCAACAACCGTCGCCTGCACGGCGAGATCGGACACGTCCCACCCGCCGAGTTCGAAGCGACCTACCGCGCCACAACGCGCGAGCTCTCACTCACCGAAACCAACTAA
- a CDS encoding glycosyltransferase, with protein sequence MTRLRIAQLANFVGPVSGGMKVAIDHLGKGYVQAGHDRILVIPGAHDDVAETENGIIVQVAAPRVSKEYRMIATPWRALRILDRFRPTSIESSDKWTLSPAAGWARRRGVGSVLFSHERLDDMLSLLLRRQFGVEAAVGALNRHLSKAFDAVVVTSDYSAGEFADTGAHLYKVPLGVDLETFTTRAREPDSPTPAPDGILRLCYVGRMSHEKSPQLAVAAAVELHRRGVAFRLDMYGVGPDMEAMRQQAGDAPVFFNGFVDSRAEVARRFAAADISMSVCPAETFGLAVLEAMACGTPVVTSDRGGAHELVDETSGECGTPDATGLADAVERLAVRLGPDLRIAARARAEKYTWQASVDRMLDLHAMLAESVPSRPYWRATLRSRAEEHRSAPDPLAPTDDPPVSGRGKDLT encoded by the coding sequence GTGACCAGACTTCGCATCGCCCAGCTCGCCAATTTCGTCGGGCCCGTGTCGGGCGGCATGAAGGTGGCCATTGATCACCTCGGCAAGGGCTACGTGCAGGCCGGTCATGATCGGATCCTGGTGATTCCGGGAGCCCACGACGACGTCGCCGAGACCGAGAACGGCATCATCGTCCAGGTCGCCGCACCCAGGGTCTCCAAGGAGTACCGGATGATCGCGACCCCGTGGCGGGCGCTGAGGATCCTCGACCGGTTCCGTCCCACCTCGATCGAGTCCTCCGACAAATGGACCCTCAGCCCGGCCGCGGGCTGGGCGAGGAGGCGCGGCGTCGGATCCGTGCTGTTCAGCCACGAGCGCCTCGACGACATGCTCTCCCTCCTGCTGAGGCGCCAGTTCGGCGTGGAGGCGGCGGTGGGAGCTCTCAACCGCCACCTGTCCAAGGCCTTCGACGCCGTCGTGGTGACCTCCGACTACTCGGCGGGGGAGTTCGCCGATACCGGCGCGCATCTGTACAAGGTGCCCCTGGGGGTCGATCTGGAGACCTTCACCACCCGGGCGCGTGAACCGGATTCGCCCACGCCGGCCCCAGACGGCATCCTGAGACTGTGCTACGTCGGGCGGATGTCTCACGAGAAGAGCCCGCAGCTGGCCGTCGCCGCAGCCGTCGAACTCCATCGGCGAGGTGTCGCCTTCCGCCTCGACATGTACGGGGTCGGACCCGACATGGAGGCGATGCGCCAGCAGGCGGGCGACGCCCCGGTCTTCTTCAACGGCTTCGTCGACTCCCGCGCCGAGGTCGCCCGCAGGTTCGCCGCCGCCGACATCTCCATGTCGGTGTGCCCGGCCGAGACCTTCGGCCTGGCGGTCCTGGAGGCGATGGCCTGCGGCACCCCGGTGGTCACCTCCGACCGAGGAGGCGCACACGAACTGGTCGACGAGACCTCGGGGGAGTGCGGGACTCCCGACGCCACCGGCCTGGCCGACGCCGTGGAGCGACTTGCCGTCCGCCTCGGACCCGACCTGCGAATCGCCGCTCGGGCCCGGGCCGAGAAGTACACCTGGCAGGCCTCGGTCGACCGGATGCTCGACCTGCACGCCATGCTGGCCGAGAGTGTGCCCTCCAGGCCCTACTGGAGGGCCACTCTGCGGTCACGGGCCGAGGAGCACCGCAGCGCCCCGGACCCATTGGCCCCCACGGACGACCCGCCCGTCTCCGGCCGGGGGAAGGACCTGACATGA
- a CDS encoding glutamine amidotransferase: protein MPTAIALRHVHFEDLGVLEPVLRDAGYGVRYVDVADETEEVPRLDPDLLIVLGAPVGAEDVARYPWLIAEEELLRRRTGLGAPVLGICLGAQLLALATGGHLVSGGSTEIGYAPVELTEAGLTGPLRHLRGTPVLHWHGDRFTTPPGAELLAGTRIDPDQGFSIGAAVLGLQFHVEADPAHIERWLIGHAHELAAVGVDPDRVRQDARQYGESLTGAARAMMREWLSGL from the coding sequence ATGCCCACCGCCATCGCCCTGCGTCATGTCCACTTCGAGGACCTGGGGGTGCTCGAGCCCGTGCTTCGCGACGCCGGGTACGGGGTGCGGTACGTCGACGTCGCGGACGAGACCGAGGAGGTTCCCCGGCTGGATCCGGATCTGCTGATCGTGCTCGGTGCCCCCGTCGGGGCCGAGGATGTCGCCCGCTACCCGTGGTTGATCGCGGAGGAGGAGCTGCTGCGCCGACGGACCGGGCTCGGCGCCCCCGTGCTGGGGATCTGCCTGGGAGCCCAGCTGCTGGCCCTGGCCACCGGCGGCCATCTGGTCAGCGGAGGCTCCACTGAGATCGGATACGCCCCCGTCGAGCTCACCGAAGCCGGGCTGACCGGTCCGCTGCGGCATCTGCGCGGGACGCCGGTGCTGCACTGGCACGGAGACCGTTTCACCACACCGCCGGGAGCAGAACTCCTGGCCGGTACCCGGATCGATCCCGACCAGGGGTTCAGCATCGGTGCGGCGGTGCTCGGCCTCCAGTTCCACGTCGAGGCCGACCCGGCGCACATCGAACGGTGGCTGATCGGCCATGCCCACGAACTGGCCGCGGTCGGCGTCGATCCGGACAGGGTGCGCCAGGACGCCCGGCAGTACGGCGAGAGCCTGACCGGGGCCGCCCGGGCGATGATGCGGGAGTGGCTGTCCGGTCTGTGA
- a CDS encoding superoxide dismutase, translating into MAVYTLPDLDYDYGALEPHISGQIMQLHHDKHHQTYVTGANTALEKLEEARAKGDFGPINKLEKDLAFNLGGHINHSVFWKNMSPDGGGRPEGNELASAIDEYFGSFDGFQQQFNETAKGVQGSGWGMLVWDVLGQRLNTMQLFDQQGNLPSGQVPVLQLDMWEHAYYLQYQNVKADYVDAWWNVVNWADVAARFDRARTQTAGLI; encoded by the coding sequence ATGGCTGTTTACACCCTTCCCGATCTCGACTACGACTACGGCGCTCTCGAGCCCCATATCTCGGGTCAGATCATGCAGCTCCACCATGACAAGCACCATCAGACCTACGTCACGGGCGCCAATACCGCGCTGGAGAAGCTCGAGGAGGCTCGTGCGAAGGGCGATTTCGGGCCCATCAACAAGCTGGAGAAGGACCTCGCCTTCAATCTCGGCGGCCACATCAACCACTCCGTCTTCTGGAAGAACATGTCCCCCGACGGCGGCGGACGCCCGGAGGGCAATGAGCTGGCCTCCGCCATCGACGAGTACTTCGGCTCCTTCGACGGCTTCCAGCAGCAGTTCAACGAGACCGCCAAGGGCGTCCAGGGCTCCGGCTGGGGCATGCTGGTCTGGGATGTGCTGGGCCAGCGGCTCAACACCATGCAGCTGTTCGATCAGCAGGGCAACCTGCCCTCCGGACAGGTCCCGGTCCTTCAGCTCGACATGTGGGAGCACGCCTACTACCTGCAGTACCAGAATGTGAAGGCCGACTACGTCGATGCCTGGTGGAACGTCGTGAACTGGGCCGATGTCGCCGCCCGCTTCGACCGCGCCAGGACGCAGACCGCAGGTCTGATCTGA
- a CDS encoding ECF transporter S component has product MRVTAFATPLTSRLILVMTAVLGLLAFTWPLLLNPGSQAGYESRAPFLLAGVLALGVVILLTDLGSAGIDAKALAMLGVLTACGAALRPLSAGTAGIEFIFLLIILGGRVFGAGMGFLLGVTTFLTSAVLTAGFGPWLPYQMVAAGFVGLGAGLLPRLSGWAETAVLAGYGFITAFGYGWLMDFAFWPFNLGMSTSISYSAQASIGTNLKHFVMFNIATSMAWNLGRALTNVVLIAVLGRPVMRVLRRASRKASWGSAPDQGAAPGPATRPE; this is encoded by the coding sequence ATGAGGGTCACGGCCTTCGCCACCCCCCTGACCTCCAGGCTCATCCTCGTGATGACGGCCGTCCTCGGCCTGCTGGCCTTCACCTGGCCGCTCCTCCTCAACCCGGGCAGCCAGGCCGGGTACGAGTCCCGGGCCCCCTTCCTGCTGGCGGGCGTGCTGGCGCTGGGAGTCGTCATACTCCTCACGGACCTCGGATCGGCGGGCATCGACGCGAAGGCGCTGGCCATGCTGGGGGTGCTCACCGCCTGCGGGGCCGCGCTCCGGCCGCTGAGCGCCGGGACCGCGGGCATCGAGTTCATCTTCCTGCTCATCATCCTGGGCGGGCGGGTCTTCGGCGCGGGCATGGGTTTCCTGCTGGGAGTCACGACCTTCCTCACCTCGGCCGTGCTCACAGCCGGCTTCGGGCCCTGGCTGCCCTACCAGATGGTGGCCGCCGGATTCGTCGGGCTGGGGGCTGGGCTGCTGCCCCGGCTGTCGGGCTGGGCCGAGACCGCCGTGCTGGCCGGCTACGGGTTCATCACCGCTTTCGGTTACGGCTGGCTGATGGACTTCGCCTTCTGGCCCTTCAACCTGGGGATGTCGACGTCGATCAGCTATTCCGCCCAGGCCTCGATCGGCACCAACCTGAAACATTTCGTGATGTTCAACATCGCCACCTCGATGGCATGGAATCTCGGCCGGGCGCTCACCAATGTGGTGCTCATCGCCGTCCTGGGCCGGCCCGTCATGCGAGTGCTGCGCCGTGCCTCGCGCAAGGCGTCCTGGGGATCGGCCCCGGATCAGGGCGCCGCCCCGGGCCCGGCGACACGCCCGGAGTAG